One segment of Nitrospirota bacterium DNA contains the following:
- a CDS encoding AAA family ATPase: MAYVIALAGKGGTGKTTIAALIVRYLAEKKHKPVLAVDADSNSCLNEALGVPVHATIGKLREESLAVVRSGAERPGGMSMEQLFDYQVQQSIIESKKFDLLVMGRPEGPGCYCAANNIIRKYTDKLSEKYPYVVIDNEAGMEHLSRRTTHRVNLLIVVSDPTVKGIQTAIRINNLVDELQLDVDSRMLVINRVAGKEGEELKQIAEKSGLKTVGLVPQDEAVFKFDMRGMPVFELPADSAVVVSIFNILDLLGIP, encoded by the coding sequence ATGGCATACGTAATAGCTCTTGCGGGCAAGGGCGGCACTGGCAAGACGACAATCGCCGCCCTGATAGTCCGTTACCTCGCGGAAAAAAAACACAAGCCTGTTTTGGCTGTTGACGCTGACAGCAACTCCTGCCTGAATGAGGCGCTCGGCGTTCCTGTTCATGCGACAATCGGAAAACTGCGCGAAGAGTCGCTTGCTGTAGTCCGAAGCGGGGCCGAGCGTCCCGGGGGCATGAGCATGGAACAGCTTTTTGACTATCAAGTTCAGCAGTCCATCATTGAATCAAAGAAATTTGACCTGCTTGTCATGGGAAGGCCTGAAGGACCCGGATGCTACTGCGCCGCAAACAATATAATACGCAAATACACTGACAAACTTTCGGAAAAATATCCATATGTAGTAATTGACAATGAGGCTGGAATGGAGCATCTGAGCAGGAGGACTACACACAGGGTTAATCTTCTGATAGTAGTAAGCGACCCTACTGTTAAGGGCATTCAGACTGCAATAAGGATAAATAACCTTGTTGACGAATTACAGCTTGATGTTGACAGCCGCATGCTTGTGATAAACAGGGTTGCAGGCAAAGAGGGAGAAGAACTTAAACAGATAGCTGAAAAATCAGGACTTAAAACGGTAGGGCTTGTGCCTCAGGACGAGGCTGTATTTAAGTTTGACATGCGTGGAATGCCGGTTTTTGAACTTCCGGCTGATTCAGCCGTTGTTGTATCAATATTTAACATTTTGGATTTGCTGGGCATCCCTTAA
- a CDS encoding acetyl-CoA decarbonylase/synthase complex subunit gamma: MALSGVEIFKLLPKTNCKKCGFPTCLAFAMSLAQAKVDLAKCPDVSEESKKVLGEASAPPIRTFSLGSGGKAVKMGGETVLFRHDKKFINPCVFVLNIKDTLNDDELNKKIDEVLTSEIDRVGQKLRIDAVSIEFASNDAAQYESAVKLISQKAPDTPVILNCKDSSAAEKAVKTIAGKKPLLYGVTASNADAMVNIAKANKIPVGVCAEGLEALSALTEKIKGMGVEDIVMDPGAKTAKEIVELNTQIRRSALKKGFKPLGYPIINSALREDSVLEAAVAGVAVAKYASIVLLGSIEKWKNLALFTLRQNIYTDPQVPMQVEQKIYKVGEPSAEAPLLITTNFSLTYFIVSGEVENSKVPSYLAVMDCEGLSVLTAWAAGKFTAAKIAQFIKDSGVENQVKHRELIIPGQVAILSGALEDKLEGWKITVGPREANALPSFLKSRTA; this comes from the coding sequence ATGGCTTTATCAGGCGTAGAAATATTTAAACTTCTTCCAAAGACAAATTGTAAAAAATGCGGGTTCCCGACTTGCCTTGCATTTGCAATGTCTCTTGCACAGGCTAAGGTAGACCTTGCAAAATGCCCTGATGTATCAGAAGAATCCAAAAAAGTGCTTGGCGAGGCGTCAGCTCCGCCTATTAGGACATTTAGTCTCGGTTCTGGCGGCAAAGCCGTTAAAATGGGCGGTGAGACAGTCTTATTCAGGCACGACAAAAAATTTATCAACCCGTGCGTATTTGTCCTGAATATAAAAGATACATTAAACGATGATGAATTAAATAAGAAAATTGATGAAGTTCTGACCTCTGAAATTGACAGGGTCGGACAGAAACTGAGGATTGACGCAGTTTCAATAGAGTTTGCATCCAATGATGCCGCCCAGTATGAATCAGCGGTAAAACTTATTTCGCAGAAGGCGCCTGATACTCCGGTTATTTTAAACTGCAAAGATTCCTCTGCGGCAGAGAAAGCAGTAAAGACTATTGCCGGCAAAAAGCCCCTGCTTTACGGTGTAACCGCGTCAAATGCAGATGCCATGGTTAATATTGCCAAGGCAAACAAGATACCGGTCGGCGTTTGCGCCGAAGGGCTTGAGGCTCTCAGCGCGCTTACTGAGAAAATTAAGGGGATGGGCGTTGAGGACATTGTGATGGACCCGGGCGCAAAGACTGCAAAGGAGATAGTAGAACTCAATACCCAGATAAGACGCTCTGCTTTGAAAAAGGGTTTTAAACCTCTCGGTTATCCAATTATAAATTCCGCATTAAGGGAAGACAGCGTGCTTGAGGCGGCTGTGGCAGGAGTTGCAGTTGCAAAGTATGCATCCATTGTGCTGCTCGGCAGTATTGAAAAGTGGAAGAACCTGGCATTATTTACATTAAGGCAGAACATATACACCGACCCGCAGGTGCCGATGCAGGTTGAGCAGAAAATTTACAAGGTCGGCGAGCCGTCAGCGGAGGCGCCATTATTAATCACAACGAATTTCTCCCTCACATATTTCATTGTGTCCGGAGAAGTTGAAAACAGTAAAGTTCCAAGCTATCTTGCCGTTATGGACTGTGAAGGATTATCAGTGCTTACTGCATGGGCGGCGGGGAAATTCACTGCTGCAAAGATAGCGCAGTTTATAAAAGACAGCGGTGTAGAAAATCAGGTCAAGCACAGGGAGCTCATAATCCCGGGACAGGTTGCTATCCTGAGCGGCGCCCTTGAAGATAAGCTTGAGGGATGGAAGATTACCGTAGGCCCGAGAGAGGCAAACGCTCTTCCGTCGTTTTTAAAAAGCAGAACAGCATAA
- the panB gene encoding 3-methyl-2-oxobutanoate hydroxymethyltransferase — protein MPKFTLHDFLKKKPERKKISMLTAYDYPFAQIVDEAGIDVILVGDSLGMVVQGHENTLPVTMDEMIYHTKMVTRAVKNAMVIGDMPFMSYQAGLEEAVRNAGRFLKEGGAAAVKLEGGAEVTEHIKAMTRADIPVMAHIGLTPQSIHRMGGYKVQGKTKESAKRLLEEAHIVEDAGAFSILLEAIPAGLAKIITEELSIPTIGIGAGPHCDGQVLVLHDVIGLFERFTPKFVKQYANLKADALRAVASYKEEVEKGTFPSEEHSFK, from the coding sequence ATGCCTAAATTTACACTACATGATTTTTTAAAGAAGAAGCCGGAGCGTAAGAAAATCAGCATGCTTACCGCCTATGATTATCCTTTTGCGCAGATAGTGGATGAGGCTGGGATTGATGTGATACTTGTCGGTGATTCGCTTGGAATGGTGGTACAGGGGCATGAAAATACGCTCCCCGTGACAATGGATGAAATGATTTACCATACAAAAATGGTGACACGCGCGGTAAAAAATGCAATGGTCATAGGCGATATGCCTTTTATGTCTTATCAGGCAGGCCTTGAAGAAGCCGTAAGGAACGCCGGAAGATTTCTAAAGGAGGGCGGAGCCGCCGCAGTAAAACTTGAAGGCGGGGCAGAGGTTACAGAGCATATCAAGGCAATGACAAGGGCAGACATTCCCGTGATGGCGCACATAGGCCTTACGCCGCAGTCAATTCACAGGATGGGCGGATACAAGGTTCAGGGAAAGACTAAAGAGTCAGCTAAGAGGCTGCTTGAGGAAGCGCATATTGTTGAGGATGCAGGCGCGTTTTCCATACTGCTTGAGGCAATCCCCGCCGGACTTGCAAAGATAATCACAGAGGAGCTTTCAATCCCTACCATAGGAATCGGTGCAGGTCCCCATTGCGACGGGCAGGTGCTTGTGCTTCATGATGTGATAGGGCTGTTTGAAAGATTCACGCCTAAGTTTGTAAAGCAGTATGCAAATTTAAAGGCGGATGCGTTAAGGGCAGTTGCGTCATATAAAGAAGAAGTAGAAAAGGGGACCTTCCCCTCTGAGGAACATAGTTTTAAATAA
- the cdhC gene encoding CO dehydrogenase/CO-methylating acetyl-CoA synthase complex subunit beta has product MSKIIASAAIRGSHKLVQDAEQMLDKAIAEKGKDFVFEFPDTAFYLPMIYAMTGFAVKTLADMKAGLGMAKEMLHPEPEAHIWKPYLGEALDSGMATLFAEEIILALKYINGLEPVTDSETGYVYNGFITDTIQRNLGIQLVDGRMPGFAAIIGAAPDEDTALKIVRELQEKNILIFLSGQSKDKNDNITCVTKQLLKKNVTLGWDTYIVPLGPETEHTLYALDWAIRASLIFGGKKPADFREHLKYQKDRVFAFAIVLGELDDVKWSTGAGAINMGFPAVCDTDVPVIHPTGVCTYEHVDKELDHNKIVQRAIEVRGLKVTVEKPPIPVAYGPAFEGERIRKEDMFIEFGGQRSPAFEWVRTKELHEIEDGKVTIVGADVEERYKKGGVMPMAIVIDVAGRKMQKDFEAIIERKLHHNINEAQGLWHMGQRDIVWMRISNQAYKDGITLEHIGVIHNTMAHHRFKSIVDKVQVTLYVDEKEVLALQDEAHKVYRERDLRLAGLIDESVDTFYSCLLCQSFAPSHVCVISPERLGLCGAYNWLDTRAAFEIDPTGGNQPILKGEAIDANKGRWAGVDDYLKSNSAGKVETLNLYTIMDNPMTSCGCFECIVAIIPEANGIMLVQRGHTGMTPAGMKFSTLAGTVGGGAQNPGFMGIGVNFITSKKFLFADGGIKRIVWMTKSLKERIGEDFKKRAEEEGVPDLLDKIADDTVCEDSEKLLEFLTSKGHPALEMDPMF; this is encoded by the coding sequence ATGTCTAAGATAATTGCCTCGGCCGCCATCAGAGGCTCTCACAAACTTGTGCAGGATGCAGAGCAGATGCTTGATAAAGCCATTGCTGAAAAAGGCAAAGACTTTGTATTTGAATTTCCCGACACGGCATTTTATCTGCCTATGATTTATGCCATGACAGGCTTTGCGGTTAAAACCCTTGCCGACATGAAGGCCGGCCTCGGGATGGCAAAGGAAATGCTTCATCCTGAGCCTGAGGCGCACATCTGGAAACCGTATCTCGGAGAGGCGCTTGATTCAGGTATGGCAACGCTTTTTGCCGAAGAGATCATTCTGGCGTTAAAATACATAAACGGGCTTGAGCCTGTGACTGATTCTGAAACAGGTTATGTTTATAACGGATTTATAACAGACACAATACAGAGGAATCTCGGCATACAGCTTGTTGACGGGAGGATGCCGGGCTTTGCGGCTATCATCGGAGCGGCGCCTGACGAGGATACGGCGCTTAAAATTGTCAGGGAACTGCAGGAAAAAAACATCCTTATATTCCTTTCAGGACAGTCAAAAGATAAAAACGACAATATTACCTGCGTCACAAAACAACTGTTAAAAAAGAATGTCACTCTCGGATGGGATACTTACATCGTTCCGCTCGGACCGGAGACGGAGCATACGCTCTATGCGCTTGACTGGGCCATAAGGGCGTCCCTCATATTCGGCGGAAAAAAACCTGCTGATTTCAGAGAGCATCTCAAATACCAGAAAGACCGCGTTTTTGCATTTGCCATTGTGCTCGGAGAGCTTGATGACGTCAAATGGTCCACGGGCGCAGGCGCAATCAACATGGGATTCCCTGCAGTATGCGATACGGACGTACCGGTCATTCATCCAACCGGAGTATGCACTTACGAGCATGTGGACAAAGAGCTGGACCACAATAAAATTGTGCAGAGGGCTATTGAAGTAAGAGGGCTTAAAGTTACGGTTGAGAAGCCGCCGATTCCCGTTGCATACGGGCCTGCGTTTGAGGGTGAGAGAATCAGAAAAGAGGATATGTTCATTGAATTCGGCGGACAGCGCTCTCCTGCGTTTGAATGGGTGAGGACCAAAGAGCTTCATGAAATAGAAGACGGCAAGGTAACTATTGTCGGCGCAGATGTTGAGGAAAGATACAAAAAAGGCGGCGTGATGCCTATGGCAATAGTGATAGATGTCGCCGGCAGGAAGATGCAGAAAGACTTTGAGGCGATTATAGAGAGAAAACTCCATCACAACATAAATGAGGCGCAGGGACTCTGGCATATGGGACAGCGCGACATTGTGTGGATGAGAATCAGCAATCAGGCATACAAGGACGGAATCACGCTGGAGCATATCGGCGTGATACACAACACAATGGCTCATCACCGCTTTAAGTCAATCGTTGACAAGGTGCAGGTGACGCTTTATGTGGATGAGAAAGAAGTGCTTGCATTACAGGATGAAGCGCACAAAGTTTATAGGGAAAGGGATCTCAGGCTTGCAGGTCTGATAGATGAATCGGTTGACACCTTCTATTCGTGTCTTCTCTGCCAGTCGTTTGCCCCTTCGCATGTCTGTGTGATAAGCCCTGAACGCCTTGGCCTTTGCGGCGCATACAACTGGCTTGATACAAGGGCGGCATTTGAAATTGACCCGACCGGAGGCAATCAGCCTATTTTAAAAGGTGAGGCCATTGATGCAAACAAGGGCAGATGGGCAGGTGTTGATGATTATTTAAAGAGTAATTCAGCCGGAAAGGTGGAGACGCTGAATTTATATACAATAATGGATAATCCCATGACTTCCTGCGGGTGTTTTGAATGTATTGTTGCGATAATCCCCGAGGCCAACGGAATTATGCTGGTCCAGAGGGGGCACACGGGCATGACGCCTGCGGGCATGAAGTTTTCAACGCTGGCAGGGACGGTCGGAGGCGGAGCGCAGAACCCCGGTTTTATGGGAATCGGAGTAAATTTCATCACAAGCAAAAAATTCCTCTTTGCAGACGGCGGCATTAAAAGAATTGTCTGGATGACAAAGAGCCTAAAGGAGAGAATCGGAGAAGATTTCAAAAAGAGGGCGGAAGAAGAAGGCGTGCCGGACCTGCTTGATAAGATAGCCGATGACACTGTCTGCGAAGACTCTGAAAAATTACTTGAGTTCCTCACAAGCAAGGGACATCCCGCGCTTGAGATGGATCCGATGTTTTAA
- a CDS encoding thermonuclease family protein translates to MIKHIAVFILSLFIFTESLCASSAGGNNPEQCDYQTVTKVIDGDTFEYSKGVKVRLIGVDTPETVDPRKDIQWFGTEAGKKLRELILGRKVCLKQERDRTQDIDKYGRLLRYAWLEDFFVNAEIIRQGYGFVYTKYPFQYMEDFKVYERHARENNLGLWDREKQVQWEREVERNKSFAKTCGEVRTICPEEALKNIGRHRTVRFFVSKSYDSGRAVFFNSKNDFHTSDNFTAVIFEHDKKKFHSDPADYYRGKTIDVSGKIKSYEGRAEIIMDKQSQIRVVQ, encoded by the coding sequence ATGATTAAGCATATCGCAGTTTTCATTTTATCCCTTTTTATCTTTACGGAATCCCTATGTGCTTCTTCCGCAGGCGGAAATAACCCGGAGCAGTGCGATTATCAGACAGTCACAAAGGTGATTGACGGCGATACCTTTGAATATTCAAAAGGAGTCAAGGTAAGGCTTATCGGCGTGGATACGCCGGAGACAGTTGACCCTCGCAAAGATATCCAGTGGTTTGGGACAGAGGCAGGCAAGAAATTAAGGGAATTAATTCTCGGCAGGAAGGTCTGTTTGAAACAAGAGAGGGACAGGACTCAGGACATTGATAAGTACGGAAGACTGCTCCGATATGCGTGGCTGGAGGATTTTTTTGTGAATGCCGAGATTATCAGGCAAGGCTATGGTTTTGTCTATACAAAATATCCGTTTCAATACATGGAAGATTTTAAGGTGTATGAAAGACATGCAAGGGAAAACAATCTCGGCTTATGGGACAGGGAAAAGCAGGTGCAATGGGAAAGGGAAGTTGAAAGGAATAAGTCCTTTGCTAAAACCTGCGGCGAGGTCAGAACCATATGTCCTGAAGAGGCCCTGAAAAACATCGGCAGGCACAGGACTGTGAGGTTTTTTGTTTCAAAATCTTATGACAGCGGCAGGGCAGTTTTTTTTAACAGTAAAAATGATTTTCACACCTCTGATAATTTTACGGCAGTTATATTTGAGCACGATAAAAAGAAATTCCATTCCGACCCTGCGGATTACTACAGAGGAAAGACCATTGATGTGAGCGGGAAGATTAAGAGCTATGAAGGACGCGCCGAGATAATCATGGATAAGCAGTCGCAGATTAGAGTGGTGCAGTAA
- a CDS encoding FAD-dependent thymidylate synthase has protein sequence MPESKLKVILLRYTPNPEETVAMAAKLCYSPSDVESLKGKIEAKDQKAFVERLVKMGHMSPIEHASFTFAIEGISRACSHQLVRHRLASYSQQSQRYVSESRAQNIEHRTQDFDYVIPTSIKEDSEAKRAFENFMIEAQNVYDFLVERLNKHGVKGESANQDARFVLPNAAETKIMVTMNARELLHFFRQRCCNRAQWEIRHMAEEMLKLVKNAAPTLFHKAGPGCLYTACPEGEYSCGKIEEVRHKYGIKK, from the coding sequence ATGCCTGAGTCAAAACTTAAAGTAATCCTTCTGCGTTATACGCCGAACCCAGAGGAGACTGTTGCAATGGCTGCAAAGCTCTGCTACAGCCCGTCTGACGTTGAATCGCTGAAGGGCAAGATTGAGGCAAAAGACCAGAAGGCATTTGTTGAAAGACTTGTGAAGATGGGGCATATGAGTCCTATTGAGCATGCATCCTTTACGTTTGCGATAGAAGGGATTTCAAGGGCCTGCTCGCACCAGCTTGTGAGGCACAGGCTTGCGTCATACTCACAGCAGTCGCAGAGGTATGTGTCGGAAAGCAGAGCACAGAATATAGAACACAGAACACAGGATTTTGATTATGTGATTCCAACTTCAATAAAAGAAGACAGCGAGGCAAAAAGGGCCTTTGAGAATTTTATGATTGAGGCGCAGAATGTCTATGACTTTCTTGTTGAGCGGCTGAATAAACATGGCGTTAAAGGCGAGTCAGCCAATCAGGATGCAAGATTTGTCCTCCCCAATGCCGCAGAGACAAAAATTATGGTCACGATGAATGCCAGAGAACTGCTCCATTTTTTCAGGCAGAGGTGCTGTAATCGCGCGCAGTGGGAGATAAGACATATGGCAGAAGAAATGCTTAAGCTTGTAAAAAACGCTGCACCAACCCTGTTTCATAAAGCAGGACCCGGATGCCTTTACACCGCATGCCCCGAGGGCGAATATTCATGCGGGAAGATAGAGGAAGTAAGGCACAAATACGGGATTAAAAAATGA
- the fsa gene encoding fructose-6-phosphate aldolase has translation MKFFIDTANVKEIKEAYTLGVIDGVTTNPSLISKENRKPLELLKEICGIVNGPVSAEAVSLEAEKMIAEAKELSMIHQNIVVKIPMTKDGLKATKALSSIGIKTNVTLLFSPSQALLAAKAGATYVSPFVGRLDDISHYGMELVSQILEIYDNYDFRTEVIVASIRNPLHVVDAARMGAHIATIPFSVIEQLAKHPLTDIGIEKFLKDWEKVPK, from the coding sequence ATGAAATTTTTTATTGATACGGCTAATGTCAAAGAAATCAAAGAGGCATACACGCTTGGAGTTATTGACGGCGTTACAACAAATCCATCGCTTATTTCCAAAGAAAACAGAAAACCCTTGGAATTACTAAAGGAGATCTGCGGTATAGTTAATGGTCCTGTGAGCGCTGAGGCGGTGAGCCTTGAGGCGGAAAAGATGATTGCAGAGGCAAAAGAATTATCCATGATTCATCAGAATATCGTTGTAAAAATTCCTATGACAAAAGATGGACTGAAGGCTACTAAAGCGCTGTCAAGCATTGGCATTAAAACCAATGTCACCCTCTTATTTTCTCCATCGCAGGCTTTGCTTGCGGCAAAGGCAGGGGCGACCTATGTAAGTCCTTTTGTGGGAAGGCTTGATGATATAAGCCATTACGGCATGGAACTTGTAAGCCAGATCCTTGAGATTTACGATAACTATGATTTTCGCACTGAAGTGATTGTCGCAAGCATACGGAATCCGCTTCACGTCGTTGACGCCGCAAGGATGGGCGCTCATATTGCGACAATACCTTTTTCCGTTATTGAACAGCTTGCCAAACATCCGCTGACCGACATAGGGATTGAGAAATTTTTAAAAGACTGGGAAAAGGTGCCGAAGTAA
- a CDS encoding zinc ribbon domain-containing protein gives MPIFEYHCQECKEEFEKLVSNANKTIEILCPKCSSKNVKKKFSVFGMGGVEKKVGSSGSNCGTCSSSSCSTCR, from the coding sequence ATGCCGATTTTTGAATATCACTGTCAGGAATGTAAAGAAGAGTTTGAAAAGCTCGTCTCCAATGCAAATAAAACTATTGAGATTTTATGCCCCAAGTGCAGTTCAAAAAATGTTAAGAAGAAGTTTTCAGTATTCGGCATGGGCGGCGTGGAAAAGAAGGTTGGTTCCTCAGGGTCAAACTGCGGCACGTGCAGTTCGTCGTCATGCAGTACATGCCGGTAA
- a CDS encoding dihydropteroate synthase, whose protein sequence is MIIIGEKISVIAKKVREAMNARDPKPIQELADAQWKAGAHFIDVNIGPAEEKGEDLMKWMVESIQEKVHAPLCLDTTNASALEAGLKAHNNKWGRALINSTSNDPERFVILELAAKHNAQIIALTVGKGGLPADAEERCAIAADIMGRAAEYGVPLEDIFLDPLILQVCTTQDQAMHSIKAIKMFQELNDPPMKTVVGLSNISNGVPKQMRGLIDRVYLTLLMYEGLTAAIMNPLDKELMDTLKTTDVFLGKTLYAHSYLEM, encoded by the coding sequence ATGATTATTATCGGCGAAAAAATCAGTGTTATTGCTAAAAAAGTCAGGGAAGCGATGAATGCCCGCGACCCGAAGCCTATTCAGGAACTTGCGGATGCACAGTGGAAGGCAGGCGCGCATTTCATTGACGTCAACATCGGTCCGGCCGAGGAAAAGGGTGAAGATTTAATGAAGTGGATGGTTGAGAGCATTCAGGAAAAGGTACATGCCCCGCTGTGCCTTGACACCACAAACGCATCAGCGCTTGAAGCCGGACTTAAAGCCCACAATAATAAGTGGGGCAGGGCGCTTATCAATTCCACATCAAACGACCCTGAACGATTTGTAATACTTGAACTTGCGGCAAAACATAATGCGCAGATAATTGCGCTTACCGTAGGCAAAGGCGGACTTCCTGCGGATGCGGAAGAGAGATGCGCAATAGCCGCTGATATTATGGGCAGAGCGGCAGAGTATGGAGTGCCGCTTGAAGACATCTTTCTGGACCCGCTCATCTTGCAGGTCTGCACTACGCAGGATCAGGCAATGCATTCCATCAAGGCGATAAAGATGTTTCAGGAATTAAACGACCCTCCGATGAAGACTGTGGTAGGACTCAGCAATATCTCAAACGGCGTTCCAAAACAGATGAGAGGGCTGATTGACCGGGTATATCTGACATTATTAATGTATGAGGGGCTTACGGCGGCGATCATGAATCCTCTTGATAAAGAGCTTATGGATACATTGAAGACAACCGATGTATTCCTCGGCAAGACGCTTTATGCGCACTCGTATCTGGAAATGTAA
- a CDS encoding peptidylprolyl isomerase — translation MQAKNGDKVKVHYTLKINDGEVVDSSAGAAPLEFTLGDGRMIPGFEGGVIGMSAGEKKTINIPVDLAYGPRNERMVFEFPKDKCPEGFEPQLGQQIQLNRPDGKSFVATVTGVTEGGYTMDANHPLAGRDLVFDLEIVEISA, via the coding sequence ATGCAGGCTAAAAACGGAGATAAAGTTAAAGTGCATTATACTTTAAAAATTAATGACGGAGAAGTTGTTGATTCATCTGCGGGCGCTGCCCCGCTTGAATTCACATTAGGAGACGGAAGGATGATTCCGGGATTTGAAGGCGGAGTAATTGGGATGTCCGCCGGAGAGAAGAAAACAATCAATATCCCTGTTGATCTGGCTTATGGCCCTCGCAATGAAAGGATGGTTTTTGAATTTCCCAAGGACAAGTGCCCTGAGGGTTTTGAGCCCCAGCTCGGTCAGCAGATTCAGTTGAACAGGCCTGATGGAAAGTCATTTGTCGCAACGGTGACAGGCGTTACGGAGGGCGGCTATACAATGGATGCAAATCACCCTCTCGCAGGGAGAGACCTTGTCTTTGACCTGGAAATTGTAGAGATATCCGCGTAA
- a CDS encoding acetyl-CoA decarbonylase/synthase complex subunit delta: protein MSYMIPKETCNGKVLGLEFGKTKTLKIGSENTMPFLSFEGSIPNKPVIAYEIQDISPDDWPDTVKNQYASVSADPVKWAQYCQNELKAQAVALRLTGTHPDRGDRSAQDAAKIVKEVLSAIDIPLIILGSNHIEKDALVLVAAAEAASGCNCIIGKAQEGNYKTIVAAALAHNHKLIAMSELDINLAKQLNILITQMGFDKERLITDPMCSALGYGLEYTYSVMERIRLAGLLQNDATMQPPIIGDVGMYVWKVKETFASEADAPQWGAIEERGIAWEALTASSMLIAGANLLIMRHPKSIATVEKVIGELV, encoded by the coding sequence ATGTCTTACATGATTCCTAAGGAAACTTGCAACGGAAAGGTTTTGGGGCTGGAATTCGGAAAAACAAAGACGCTTAAAATCGGCAGCGAAAACACAATGCCGTTTCTTTCATTTGAAGGAAGCATCCCGAACAAGCCTGTCATTGCTTATGAGATTCAGGACATATCTCCGGATGACTGGCCTGATACTGTAAAAAATCAGTATGCTTCTGTCAGCGCCGACCCGGTTAAATGGGCGCAGTACTGCCAGAATGAATTAAAGGCGCAGGCTGTTGCATTGAGGCTGACAGGGACGCACCCGGACAGGGGAGACCGTTCAGCGCAAGATGCGGCAAAGATTGTAAAGGAGGTCCTTTCTGCAATTGATATTCCGCTGATAATACTCGGCTCAAACCACATTGAAAAAGATGCGCTTGTGCTTGTTGCGGCGGCTGAAGCGGCAAGCGGCTGCAACTGCATTATCGGCAAGGCGCAGGAGGGAAATTATAAGACCATTGTTGCCGCGGCGCTTGCCCACAATCATAAATTGATTGCAATGTCCGAGCTTGATATAAATCTTGCAAAGCAGTTGAACATACTTATCACCCAAATGGGTTTTGATAAAGAAAGGCTTATTACCGACCCGATGTGTTCAGCCCTCGGATACGGCCTTGAATACACATATTCAGTTATGGAGAGGATAAGGCTTGCAGGGCTTTTGCAGAATGACGCAACAATGCAGCCGCCGATTATCGGAGACGTGGGCATGTATGTCTGGAAGGTGAAGGAGACCTTTGCATCCGAGGCCGACGCGCCTCAGTGGGGAGCGATTGAGGAAAGAGGGATTGCGTGGGAGGCGCTTACTGCGTCTTCAATGCTTATTGCAGGCGCAAATTTATTAATAATGAGACACCCAAAATCAATCGCGACAGTGGAAAAAGTGATTGGGGAGCTTGTCTAA